TTTCGAGATTGAGCCGGGATACTTTTATGCGGCCATGTATGTTAGTTATGCGCTAAATGTGGGTGAGGCGATTGGTATTGCCATGCTTACGTATATAATTACCAATAACCAGGATTCGCCCTGGTTGTATTTAGGTACGCTTATTTTAGGCTGCCTTGTGCTGGCTCCTATAAATTTCAGATATTCGCGTGTTATTTTGTTATATTGGTTGTCGCCCAAAATACACTACCAATCCTATTTAGATACCGATGATATACCAGGAAAGTCTTGATTTTTTAAAAGATCTGGCCGAAAATAATAACCGCGAATGGTTTACAGCCAATAAACAACGCTACGAAAAGGCCCGCGAAAATGTGATTGATTTTACTGGCAAGCTATTGGAGATTGTACGCAAAGCCAATCC
The sequence above is a segment of the Mucilaginibacter celer genome. Coding sequences within it:
- a CDS encoding DUF983 domain-containing protein — encoded protein: MLKCKCPRCRRGDMFQGGPYSFSNKINLNCPHCNLFFEIEPGYFYAAMYVSYALNVGEAIGIAMLTYIITNNQDSPWLYLGTLILGCLVLAPINFRYSRVILLYWLSPKIHYQSYLDTDDIPGKS